In Brassica napus cultivar Da-Ae chromosome C2, Da-Ae, whole genome shotgun sequence, the sequence AAGCTTATTGTTTTCAGTCATCGAATTTGAACACCAGTTAATTGCTGAGGGAAGAACAGCTGCAGCACCATCATTATCCCCAGTTCGCTCTTTGAGGGCGACAATGATGGCACAGTTGCAATAAAATGATGGATATTGGTTATTCTGGATAGGGACTCTGCTGCTACATGAGGATGACTAGAAGAAGCAACAACTGGGAAACTTTTCAGCACACTGTCCATCAAGTTCTTCGAATTTCGCAACCTTGGTCTCTCTCACCAAAACAGCAGCTTGAAGCAATGTAGGAACAACACTCTCAGCTCATGTAACAGGCCCGACAGCACAGCACAGAGTTCTCGTGCCTATGTTAAAGATTATCTTAACTGGTCAAGCCAAAATAAGCAAAGAAGAAAccgaaaaaaaagagaagaataaaCTAGATTTACAGTTAAAAATACCTGATCCATCTCATTTGCATGGAGGAGCGGATGGACGCAATTAGCATATGTAGCTTCCTTTTGTTTCTTTGAAAGATTCGCATCAAGTGTTTGAGAAAACCAAAGTTTTGTCAGTCCTTTTCTTTTAGTCGATCAAGCTTCCTCAAGCTATCTGGAACCTTTCAAGGCAATAAGAGGTTGTTCACAGCAAACACTAAGTGATGATGATTCGTCGGCCATATTtcgtttaatgatttctaaataAGAGCTGATGGATTCTTGAGTTATTCCAAGGACCTGATGAGAAAAACTACATTACTAAACTGGAAGACATCCTAACAAGAGAGTAAGGTATAAATCTAGTGTCCAAAGTCGATCTAATGACGGTAAACAAGCGCTTGTTGGGAAACAATCCactagtaaatatatatatatatatatatttttctaaaatttgtgtCGTAGAGTACTTAGTGTCGGTCAACACCATTTTGGTGTCACTCGACACCCACCCACCTTTGGAGTAGCGAACGACACTCTACTCGATTATCAGATACGTATTCTTTTCTTagttttctcgagttttctttatttatattttccaaTTTTGGACTATATAGCATTGGGGATaatgttgtttaagtctggAGGAGGTAGTTGCTAACATTTTGTTCTGTTTTGAGTGTCAGTTGTGTCGTTTAATTGAGTCAGTTGGGAAATATTAGCTTTTCTTGGAACTAATCACCTATATGTTACATATCACCATTCTTTGAGTTATTGATTGCAGGTTGTACAATATGAAAAACCCAAAGTTGATTGATCTGCCAGTAAAATCCATGCTCGTGAGAGTGTATGAAGGATCTAAACTGGCCTCCAACATAATCAACTTAATTTCTTGTCTTGAGGCTTGGTATACAATGGATTGGATTCCTCGTTCAGGTCTGAAAAGGCATGTCTGTGTGAGTATGGTACTCTTCTTTCTTCACTTCAGCATCTAaaaatgagaaaagaaaaaaacttcttGATCCCATTATTCGCCAATACTAAGTAGGAAAATTTTTGATGACCCATTTATTTTACTACAAATGGAATGATCAGACAAAGctggaaaagaagaaaaaaaaacagagataaaACGGTTCAGAGAAGTgggaaaagagaaaagaaaggaaCCAAAGTAAGTATGTATGTGCGATCATAAATGGGTAAGAGTCCATGTGTCATTTGATTGATACCCCAAGATGAGACTTCATATAAGGCTCTCAAATGAGGTCAGTGATGATGCGTTTGGATAACTCTTGCGAGCTGTGGACTGAAATGGCTTGATTGCTAAGCTTAGGTATATTACATGAAGTACTTTCTAAGGTCGGTACAATTTGATGTCGCTTGCAATAGGTAATGGAGAAAGTGATTGTTCTGAAGGATTTGTGTGTTCCTTCGTATTAACACCTCTTCCATAGTTTTGCTCTCTGTTTTGCTTAAGGCAAGCAAATGATAAGTCTGGTGGAGTTTATGTATCATGGTTTTATGGGATTTAACCATCGTTTTAGGGTCTTGCAGGATCATGTACattatggagcattttggagactTTGAagctttttggagttttgagagAAGTGATGCTGAAAACATCAAGTCGGAGTCGAGAATTTGGTccggtatcgatcgacacccatgcTGTATGACCAACCGACGCGAGTTTTATGATATTTCGAGAAATTGCACTTTGGTCCAAAAGTTTCCAGTATTTGAAAGTGCCTTAGCCGAGTTTTTAccctatattatattttcttaatccaTTGTCTAGGTTACACTTTAGTTATGATTAATTTACTTTAGAGAGCTTTGGATAGAAAGATCAAAACTCATTCAGAGATTGATttggaattataatatttttatatctttatCTTAATGCAATTTATTTAGACTTTGATTATGCTTTCCTTGACCATGCCTGAGTAATCACCTTGTTAGATATATGATTTTCTAGGGTTTATGATGAATTGTTAAGTTGATACAATTGCTAACGTTATCTATAAATATCTTCATCATTGATAGATCTTAATGTTAAGGTTGTTGATTGCATAAAATAATCTTGATGAGATAAATAATGGATTTTTAACGtgaaaacccctcaactaagtttgttttgagtaaaaaccctcaaactaagtatttaacgaaaaaaccCCCAAActactttatttaatgaattaaaccctagcaggtcataattaccattactaccggtaaatctttagtttgagggtttctacattaagtaaacatagttgagaggttttaccattaaaatcaaaaaaagaaaaaaattcaaaattttataatattatctaaaaattagtaacttaaattttcaaaattagcacttttatttttttttgtaaatatatgagtttgatgtgtttttaacatcaacattatatatgtataattaaaaatgtaaaaactcggaaaatataattaaaattatctaaagatttattattacaGTTTTATTAGAAAAGATGtaatttctattatattttcttattttttacatttttaaccttttagtaattttattacatgtaaatccttattacatttttactagttaagatataatttttattatatttttttgtcttttacatttttaacatttttgtaattttattacaggtaaatctttagataattttttattatattttctaggtttttaaattttaaatttatacatatatgatGTTGATGTTCAAAACATatcaaacttatatatttacaaaaaatattaaaagtgttaattttgaaaatttcagttactaattttttagataatattataaaaattttgatttttttttcaatttttaatggtaaaacccctcaactatgtttacttaatgtagaaacccctaaactaaagatttaccggtGTAACGATAATTATGACCTGTTAgggtttaatttattaaataaagttagtttgagGTTTTTTCcgttaaatatttagtttgggggtttttacccaaaacaaacttagttgagggtttttaacgttaaaagtccataaataattattcacAAAAGGATTTGGTTTAGGAATTTATTGAACATATCAAATCTGAACTTAATGTTTGTCTTAGTTTTATGTATTCGCAGAGAGATCTGAAATTCTAGGATATAGATGTAGATAATTTCTGTAGCGAAAACTGATTAACTTTATCATTGTGATTTGAGTTCTAGAATCATTCTTCATAACCCCTTAGCATTCTATTATTTGCAATTCTGACTGGTCTATTTGAATTCTCTGGATCTTGCATTTTTCTCATTTGTCTTACAACTAATCTATTTACTGTTTGctttactgttttttttattattgttctaGCTTACTCTGAAATTCAAATCTATTACGTGAACCATAAAATCTATCCCTAAGTGCTACTTCACGCTCTGAAATTGCAGAATAGCTCAAGGGTAATTTGAGCATAATACCCAATTTCCTGTATTAACTGAAAACCCTCAACTTACTCCAGATCCATTTGTTGAATTTCGTTCTCataacattttctttatttttacaaataaaatatctaGACAAGCGCTATTAATTTGAAAGATTGCTGGGTAGGTACTCGGTAGCCATCGGTGCAATAACTAATTGAAGTTTGTGGTGGAAAATTGTATAACTagttgttaagaaaatatatgaagtatcAAAATTCAACAAATTTTTGGTTAGCATTGAAGTGGacaatttagagaaaaatatcgGGAATACAAATGAAATGATTCTCTGGATGCCATTGATTTGAAATAAGTTTCTGGGAGGTGAAGTAGTTTATGGTAGTGTCTACTCTAGCAAACGCCATGTATTTGAGACAAATTGCTGAGACTGACCCATGCACTACATAAATACCACGCGTGAGcattaaataaatgaattttGTGGTGACAAATTGTTGTACAACTAATCTATATAAACGAATCTGGTTTCATCACCATTTCACCGATACAAGCTTAGTGTTTTCTCTATATTTTGTGATCAAACAAGTAATATCAATCAAAAGATTGAAGGCAAATTTGTGATTTTAAGTGTACTCATAATGAGTCTTGTCATGGCGCAAATTCAAGTAGAAGCAGAAAAGATCTGTTGCCGTAACACTAGAGCTAGAAATATATTCGATTCATGCAGGGCTCAAGGTATCCCCTTGGACTTTTGTTTAAGAGTTACTGATTGCATAAGTTTTCCTCATAATACATGCCCACCACAATTTCCCGCAAATCGTCTTGAACACTCTGGTAAACTGACATTTCTGTAATTTTTTCTGATGATATATATGGacattttggtttttttgtGATGCAAATTGCATgtgtgttttgattttttggctCAAACTGATGTTGTCAATGAATACTGCAAAGTGGGATGTACATCCTCCTTGTGTGGTCCTTTGACCACTGTCCAGAACTCGGGTAAATAAAACTCCACAAGTTCATTAACATTATTCTTATCACAATTCTATTGCTTGGAATAATAAAGACAAGAGAATAACTCATTGTAATATTATTTCGGTGACTAGGTGCAAGTGAAATTGGAGATGGAGCGGTTGAACAATGTGCCAACGCATGTTCAATTTTATGCACTACTGGCTCTACTAAGCTTGCAGTTGAAACCGCCTAAAAAGCATATCCTCGAAGATATACAAAATCTAAGTTTCAGAGTTGTTGTTCTTGTGTTTACAGAGCTGTGTGCTAGTATTTCAATAAAAGCTCTTTCTGGGTTGTATGTGTATCGTAGAAGGTTGTCGATCATGCCTTCTACTTCCTATTGAATAATTCTCATGGTTTGAAATTTGGTTAATTTGGTCATAAAGATTTTCATAAGaggaaaaagaaactaaaatgaAGATtttgttgtaattagagagtttagagaccgAATGtttctgtgttattattaatgatcaagggggttcctttatataaggattacaagatgaagataaatggaaagtatccaaaacctaaactaactaggattaggaaaactactaatacataataatggaaagattacatctactaagaaaaggaaagagtttccttttctccaaaaTTTGTGGCCGCTtttctctctcctgaagtcgtctctctctctcctctctctagggcttcggccatctctccatcttctaggtattgggccgggCCTGGTTAAtagcaatccactccatgatttataacacttccccttggatgccataaccatacaggatttgtagtacgcttcatgttgcctcattaaaaccttatcaggaaaacccagtgggacaaaaccatgatgaaggaaaaagagtacaacacgcactactccctctgatgtgaacctcagtgtaggttctacattctaCACATCTTGTGCGTGATATTTCTTGTATGTATAGGATGGGAAGTAATCGGCCAGTTTCATTACTAAGCCGTAACTATACCACTTCgacctcttaggtcgtttctcatgccttttgacatcgagtgtcccggtaaagcataTGTGCTAAGCAATGTGAATCACATTGTCCTCAAAGATTactattgggtctttgcaaatcgtgtttgcatatGTCCATAAtctagacgtgatcgtctactcTTAACTCTTTACTTTGGTCGGACAAAATAAGTACTTATGGACAATGTACTAGACATGGTTATCATGAACCTATGTTTCGATCTGGCCGATCCATGTCTaggtcatagacctcgtctatacatgtccactacttgtctcatgagtgttcaagatcaatAATCATTGATGtgagtttataatctcttattataGCTCTGCGACCgaaaacactctcatgtatctcACATGTGGACATCGATATTTCTTGCTTTAGGTAGTACCATATCTATCTCGGACATTGTAGTCCTttatccatctcttgatggtgtctcatgacctctgttgctgtggattatatcacacactgaaatatatattattaggtcataGATCTCGGCTCTTACAagcttatggactacaatacatttgtatccggttgatcttttatctctactagcccgtgatcaagaagaagggccAGACGCCTTTTAGTCTTAAAAGCCGGACGCGTCTAGTAGAAGAGCCAGACGTTCTTTGCTGAAGAGCCGGACGCCCTTAGACGGACAGAGTCGAACATCTTTAGTTTGAAGGGCCGGAGCCGAATGCTTTTGgtcggacacccacatagatttattctatgcctactaacctcttttaggtttagtataatcacaaggaatttcaaatgTATGGACTGTATtcgattgtcttttatacaactccaagatcaatgatcatgcgtgatcaatttcttttacatattatatgcagctgctttatgtttcagtccatgaatcagcttaggaacgaagctgttctttcatcttatccagtgatccatatgctgcttactacatcatttgcatctaatttctttcttatgaccagaccattgtcaatttcaaaaatctgtagcagcatccaccacataggagtttatctccttataatatgttcctttgacctctgtgagtaccttgtgtaacaagctataatctaatgctgttaagtaggaagacatgaacactcttagacctcgtgatcatgtgccttctctcacggtttctttatctcacaagatccatctatttcactggtttatcatatggcgtttctgtatatgtatatggctaatacgcccatctctcttttagatactttgaacctccacgttttatcttttctaatctctatgatcttttatgattgtatgagtactctttcgtgggttcatgatcctcgttcatctctttatgttcaagtgctattctcttatgtatctttatacaaatgtgtgtgtgtgttgacactttcatgtggttccattatgttccagacatgatctatagatttgagatcttattatccaagacctttgttacctagtagcttggcgtcccaagactacatggtttggtaccttagatgtgtagctgcgcagccttttctcattgtctggtatggtttctcttataatctcggatctgtattctatgcaccattcttttctatccgagattcctttatcttatggaacacttggtctatcttgtatagactctatagcaacttgattatgtctcttctaggacattcatttggtgctaagctggttagtcatttctcgggtcagtgtctggcatttcgattagctagctttatataatctttctttggacgtcttaaattataatctctagtccaaggatctttgccaagacaatgatggttaaaaccattcttatcattcttttactttttaatctttctttgtccagcttataatctttctcctttaatattgaatatacggattcatttgtttcatgtaatccgtacctggccactattttaatcacccatgttttggctcacgGTCCTTTGAATTTgtggagaagatcttattcttatatattcccaatcctcttctgaggttccatcttagacggcacatgtatgtatgtggtggtttattcaaaatctcttaagatggtgtatgtctggtttatgacccgtattcaatctgagatgggtatatctatgctcacttatatggcctgatgcatatgatcatattatcattctatacatgtaaaacataatgtccccaagcttatagacttttaGAGTCTTAGTCTTATAGGTAATGGCTTACATGGCCGAACCTTTATAGGTAATGCGGCCAAGCCTGCACTATACAGCCAAATCATGGCCAAGTCGTGGCCAAGCCGTTTATAGGTGATGGTCTTTGTGGCCGACCATAACATGGTCTCTTCGGCCGGGTAATGGCCTCTATGGTTTagccgtttgtatcatggcctctacggccaaggaatggtcctttatggccgagtaatgacCGATCCATTTATAACATGGCCAAGTAACGGCCTTTATGGTTTGGCCGTTATAgtagtacacgaacttgtagtgttgatcatgggtttatcctctctccccctcatgaccatactataaggtcgtggtgcttgggacaattaagcctaatgagtttccctttgtgtacatgtttcacaacgtgagatcttttacgggataactctttgtgccttttcaatttcaatctttgcatcaagttctAGATTAGGATGACTAATCCTATCATGCtatatagtgtaaaatttcgtggtgttatctcaatatggttaccacatctcttgcctctttatcatactgatctgtagcatagttttgatcagtagagatcataggtatagtctcgaccactttcttttAAGGTCTTAGgtgtttttcttcttaaaatctgaaggaacttgtttccttccttacccattgtttctacttggaaaccatacattataacttcaatgggtcacatgttcttttgggtgtgtataatgccttttaaggcaatgccttagccatagtttctttactaggcTTACTATACCCCTTTCATGATTTCTTAGTTGGTATTATGCTCTTTAGGCAAAAATAGAATCATTcgtatgttcaagtaagatcaggcaagataatgaattcaaaaccaattccattgtatatacaaaatcgTGAATGACAATTAGgttaaagcaaatcacaaatcaaggactttaaaataaaatgtcgaGATCCCTCTTAGTCAATAGACATGCCTGCCACTCCTTGAGTTATATTGGACACGGCTCCcttggattcatcctgattCATATCAGTCTTATTTGTATCAGGATATCTCATCTCACTGCTCCTTTTTAGTACCTTGTTATTCTCAATCACCGTTAGGTAAGAGATCGGGTCATTGTAAGTGGTAGAACCTCTTTCTATGTAGATATGTTTTGACAATAAATCttctggatggaatgtggagtatgtCTTGAATAGACAATCATTATCTGTTACCTCTTCTCCACATAATCTCAGTTGGTACACGACCCTGGACAAGGCAAAGTGAAACTCGGCCACTGTCTCAAAGTCTTGGAATCTGAGATTCATCCATTCATGTTTGACCTTTGGTAATAATACCATAGTGTATCTGGACTTTAATTTTGCCCAAAGGTCATGAGGATTCTCAATATGTAGATACTAATTTCTCAGTTCCTTAGTGAGGTggttcttaacttttcactTCTAGTTACATAATCACTCTGAATGATACTCCTTCCGAGTCCTCTTGATTTCAGAGTAACTGAAGTGTTCATTGcccattctagataattatctccagagagatttagaatggcataatccatgggttcaaatctcggcatctgaaatcatgttatcaatcaattcattgatttagaattcttgcaacCAATTTAAATAATCAGTGCACATGATTTCATAATTCTCTCTATAATGCTTAGGCCATACGGCTTTGCATTGTGATGCTTATACCTCACGACCATTATaagatacaacgatcttaaggatcaTATCATGATGCAATCCGGTTTATATAACCATCCGGATACTAGGCCACACGGTCACTTTGATATTCACTAAGCCACATGacttttaatcaatcaagggcacaagaCCGCAAGTATGAACAATGtattaggccacacggccatatacAAAACGGGATCTAGATGCATTCAATCATATTTCTTAGTTGCATATCTATTAggttttagaattaaataatctagcaacctaactctcattcaatatgtaaattctttaaatcaatctttaaagtttaaggtttcaaggcctttaggattttaaattcgagattagggtttcagtttaaacaagattcagattcaagttttaaaacaatcttaatcatagctctaggcgatcaatcaaatactcaagtttcaaatcaaaattaaaaatcgattttccaaaattagggttttaggggatttcgaaaactttgatctttgatcaaggggatttgatttgagattcaaaaacctttaaggttctgattttaa encodes:
- the LOC106390467 gene encoding thionin-2.1 isoform X3 — its product is MSLVMAQIQVEAEKICCRNTRARNIFDSCRAQVGCTSSLCGPLTTVQNSGASEIGDGAVEQCANACSILCTTGSTKLAVETA
- the LOC106390467 gene encoding thionin isoform X2, giving the protein MSLVMAQIQVEAEKICCRNTRARNIFDSCRAQGIPLDFCLRVTDCISFPHNTCPPQFPANRLEHSVGCTSSLCGPLTTVQNSGASEIGDGAVEQCANACSILCTTGSTKLAVETA
- the LOC106390467 gene encoding thionin isoform X1, translating into MSLVMAQIQVEAEKICCRNTRARNIFDSCRAQGIPLDFCLRVTDCISFPHNTCPPQFPANRLEHSADVVNEYCKVGCTSSLCGPLTTVQNSGASEIGDGAVEQCANACSILCTTGSTKLAVETA